Proteins from one Sabethes cyaneus chromosome 2, idSabCyanKW18_F2, whole genome shotgun sequence genomic window:
- the LOC128737055 gene encoding cuticle protein CP14.6-like: MKLFIALSALLAVAAAVGDYHVEPKHIPIIHSELLQSSDGQFKYGYESANGIVVQEEGHVKNAGTKDHEVNVAHGSYSYVDPHGVPVSVSYVADENGFQAHGSHLPTPPPLPKELIEAYAKVGSHPEQHHEEPEVYKGH; the protein is encoded by the exons ATGAAATTG TTCATCGCTTTATCCGCACTTTTGGCTGTTGCTGCTGCAGTAGGAGATTACCATGTAGAGCCCAAGCACATCCCAATCATTCACAGTGAACTGCTGCAAAGTAGTGACGGTCAGTTCAAGTATGGTTATGAATCGGCCAATGGAATCGTTGTGCAAGAGGAGGGTCATGTCAAGAATGCCGGCACCAAGGATCACGAGGTAAACGTTGCCCACGGATCGTACTCGTACGTCGACCCGCATGGTGTTCCCGTTTCGGTGAGCTACGTTGCCGATGAAAATGGATTCCAGGCGCACGGATCCCATCTGCCAACTCCTCCGCCACTACCGAAGGAACTGATCGAGGCATACGCCAAGGTCGGTAGCCACCCGGAACAGCACCACGAAGAACCGGAAGTGTACAAGGGTCACTAG